tggattgtacaaggtgtttatggaacaattatcactcagtacaaaCGCAAATAACACTGTtggatttaatcttcatgataatgatgaaatcgagtgaaaaaaacgtgtgtgaggaaaacaaaatatataaatattacgagtaatgttcttcccacattcactttctgcagtctgactgcagtacggtcatctgcgtcgccaattccaactgtttccaaaatgtgcgtaggcctactggagggtcagagtttgcgtggaggaccgcacattctccaagttcaagtttgttttttataaatcacaacctttgcgtggaaagtggcgtacgcacattttcagccccgttttgtgcgtacgcaagctttataaatcAGACCCCAGTTGACTTGTGAAGTGACCGAGTAAAAATGGACTTAATGAGACAACTTCATTTagctttcctttttttctgttttcagGATGTGAGGATCTTTAAAGCTCTCATCCTTGGGGAGCCAGAACAGGGCCAGAACCAGTACCAAGTGCTGTGCTTTGTCACACGACTGGACCATCATGAGATCATCCCTAGCGAGTCAATGGCCCGACTCCGACAAGTAAGGAAACCATAATCAAAATGGTCAATGTTGTTTCATTTAATGCTTTTATAATTCAACTGATGCTGATGTTTCAATGTAATGGCCATCAAGGTGTCCCATCTAATAAGCTTTACGTTGTGTATTTAGGACTCCAGGGATTACTGATTTGAGCTTTTCTTTCCTTGCGTTGTTTGCGCTGTGCAGAATAACCCCCATTTGGTCCGCACAGCCGAGGAGAAGCGCGGGGTGGAGTATCTCCAAATGGACCTGGCCGTCAACCTGAGTCAAACAGGGCACCTCGACACAAACTTCCACGACATGTGCAAGGAGGCCCACGAAGGGGTGTATACCCGGACTGTTGATGTAAAGCACTGGTTTAGTAAGGGTGAGTGTTTTTTTGTACTgagttttctctctttcactcatgcGCAAAAGTAAGTTATTATAAGTTATTTGATGTCAACAAGCTTGTTGAGTTACCTATTGACTTCTTAGACTAATTAAAAGAGCGTCTACATGGCTTTTGATAGCCTTAATTGTCAGAAATGGGGTGTTGTGCTTATAGGTGTAGCCTTTAAGGTGATCAAAAACGTTGAAAGAATGCTTCATTGTTGAACTGTAACCCTCTGGGTATTTATCTCAAAAAGAACCCAGGGATTTGGCTCCCTGGAAAGCATTCCTCATTTGACTGGGTGCCTGAAGCTCTATCAGCTCAATTTGAATGGCTGCTTCGTCTAACGAGGGCATCATCTCTCATCTGGCAAGACAATTCTCCACCTGGGTTGACATTCATATGGTCGCTCACAACCTTGATGATATCTCTGGGAATGCAGAAATCCTCATTGATTCCCTCATCAGCTCTGGGATTCTGCAAACAAGCCAGTCTGGCATAGTTTGCAGAATGACAGCATATTTATCTCCCTTTTTGACAAAACACTAGTTGTCAACTCGTTTGTCAAATACTCTGACAGCAAGAAATATTGCTTGAGTCTTGTCTAGCATGCAGTTATTTTGAGCTGCTGGCTGGCAAACTGTATGTTGTTGTTATGTGAACTTTATATTTAAAATGTAAACAGAATTTAAAGAATCATATGGCTTTCTGTTTTAGTATATGTTTGTAGGCCTATGATGTAAGTAAAAAATAAGCCATTTGTGATGGCTGAATAAACATTCTAGAGGCATTCAAATAGATGTTTGGTTAGCTTGCATTGATATGTTGCTATTATGGGATAAGTTAATCAACCAATTATATAACTTAATCTTCaagttgttttaaaatgtttatttggATTGCTACAAGAAAAATTAAATTGTGTAATATAAATGGCATACAATGAATAAATAACACAGTACTTCTGTTCAGGAAGGGAATCTTCCGTGTTTGAGGCCCAGCCCCATACATCAGATGTCGACCCGGTGGTGCAGCGATGCCCCTCCACACGAAACCCGTGGCAGCCCTGCACCTGCAGCTTCCACCTGCGCCTGGAGTGGGTCCCCTGCCTGCTGAAATACTGCCACAGTCGCAGAGTGGCCCCCGGCAGGGCCAACCCGTACAAGTGTGGCATCAGGAGCTGCAGTAAAGGCTACCACTTCGACTACAGCGTTCCCCACAGACTCCTTTGCCCATGGGATGAGGACACTTAGAGCATTGTTGGAATTGTTTATTGTGTGTCCCTGGCAGATCCATACCCTGAAACTATCAATGGTGATGGAAATTAGGCTTGTCACAAGTGCGCTGACCTTTCCTGCCACCCCAGGCTTTTTTACAGAAAATAGGCTACAGTTTCTTTAAGCCGCATCCCAACAGTATGGGAACTTTGTTTGTAAATCAGAGTCTAGGCTGCACTGGAACATAGGATGACTGTTTATTTACCCAGTAAACCTTTCAcattggacagcttggatagccatcTAACTATACAATAttcacaatcagggtgaacactcaaatgatctaaactacagaccatagcattacacatatcaaaaaagaacgaacacaacaatagaacttcgaacaatgcttatctaactaagctaatgcccttaacttcatagcttttcagcttgccgcggggcattctgggtaccaaaaGCATTATCGCCacaataccaagcaatgcacgagtatgggcgatcttacagcattgtgtaacacactttggttgtggatagtatgtccagaaataaagccatgtcactcatttagtggcaaaatccattgttatgtctacaaaattattttagatatagtaaggccgaatcccaatactctgtcttacccttacccctagcccttagttttgcgtGTTCCCGTGAGtgtaagtggtgtcccaatactctttttgagctaggggtagggctaagacgaaggggtatacactccttaaaaccaagtaaggtcgggagcttacttgaaaactaggggtatgtgaatactgcgctaCCTGCAACAATGTTGGACAGATCACCCAGAGTCCCATAAATttaatattttcggcttaaataattgattaaaaaattatgacagtcttgtttacatacaagtaaacaaatatgtatttgcaaccatgttcttaattgaaacgtttttaaaaatcgctagtttgctgCGCTaccgttacattgctgatttgcacaacactcccgcatttctctgattagccttgaatggactccatgcatgtctacaagCCATCCTTCAAAAAGTTATGGATACTGCATAAAGATCCAATTTCTTAATCCAAatgaagaaaacacatgcaaatagacaaaacacaagcaaattaagaaaacatcttcatgaatttgacaacacatgcgcagcattcagaaaacgtgctgcaaatacacacaacacaaccaaatacataaacgcgctgcaaatacataaacgcgttgcaaaaaacgaaagcacgcaaaccaaaatcgctgcaaatacataaacgcgttgcaaaaacgaaagcacgcaaaccaaaaacgctgcaaatacataaacgcgttgcaaaaacgaaagcacgcaaaccaaaaacgctgcatccagttttctCAACGTAAGTTCTCCAGGTCTCTAGGGTGAGCGCTAGAGGCATGGATTTTGGTATgagtgctttcgtttttgcaacgcgtttatgtatttgcagcgcgtttatgtatttggttgtgttgtgtgtattagcagcgcgtgcatgtgttttcttcatTTGGATTAAGAAATTGGATCTTTATGCAGTATCCATAACTTTTTGAAGGATGGCATCATGCTCTTCCTCAGATACAGCGGCGATTATATCGTCTGCTATTATGTGCACGCCATCAATATTTCCAAACGTCTCACAATTCTTTTGCTGAAAAACTTCACTGGCGGATTTCACACCAAAAGGAAGCCTCTTAAAGCGAAACCTGCCCCAGGGTGTGCTAAATGTGCACAACATTGATGAGGATTTGTCAAGCGTTACTTGCCAGTAGCCGTCCTTCTCATCTAAAATTGTGAAGATGGACTTTCCGGACAACCTGCACAGGACCTCTTCTGGGGTGGGTATGGAGTAGTGCTGCCTCTTAATCGCTTCATTTATATCACGAGGGTCCAAACACACCCTCAGAGACCagtggcggccgggactttgcagaggcccccccgcaaagttggagctcgaggcccctcccctaaatccactcaaaatgtatctccatcctatcttatacattgctgtctacctttaaatatagcctatattcaccaatgtgagagaaataaaaaagtaaaaaaataacaaaagcacaatagcagcctatttgtgtggcattctgcggaaaccgtcggatgtcgcggccgcgcggtcattgctggctataagccataaaagatcgaaaattgttttctgtcaaaatttagatttttgatgttttctatagttaacaccctaaacttcattgtaatgtacaaaaagtatagcttctgaaaaactgttaatttcaacgttttttggacatgtcagctagcaagatttccaagccatttcaaatcaaatgctcagtttgcttgctcttttgagtgctgcagcagccccaaacaactgatcaatgaagtcaggctgttaaacttaaaaataacttgctgagaagttattaatgtagcctatacttaaactgacatttacattcacaacgtgattacgaacaaaaggatttactttccatattcgccacagaattagaatgaaagtggagtggaatgcaattttctcggttatcactttattgacacaggtcaactttaaaattatgtaacttcagttgtgataaagatatctgagtgatttaaacatatttgtattcaggatattttgtagtttccaaatatgtataatacacagaaagacccaaatgttcacgatgtgaagagtttccgcaggccgccacacatttgtcattgttgaaaaccaaagacagcactagccttctgatagttcagcaccaaggatagcatcgtcgaaataacacacaatcaatggaggaaaggaaaacatttattcttgccaataagtaggctaagcaagtatatttattgttggttgctggtgaagacgtgctgctgctagctacctgcggctgcggtagtgtttcgtctggagatgttgataatattcctctctggctggtctaaataagtgtgtaatcttcgggtgttttgctcgagcttattcagacaacagtttattgctgcgcttttgagcaccgcgtgcatattttcttttactcatgtctctaccgtcatctagcagaacgtagcctaatgattagcattttttaaatgtgcgcgttcaataggcgtaatggcccaaaaggcacgtaagatacgctaaagccattgttgccagattcagggattttgagactatttagtctatttagatctgttacgttgcctacattacggaattcctttacctggcagttgaaacttggggctctaaatgagcgccctcaaagtgttttccttgtttttttatatatatttttttttatataggcctagtctgttttttgatatgcagggcggggcccttagggcgtgggggccccccgccttgcgggggctgcgggggcttcccagccgccactgtcAGAGACCCGTTCTTCTTCTCTGTGATGACGAGGCTATTAACCCACTCCGTCGACTCAGTCACAGGGTCTATAACTTCTTTGTCAACGAGCTCTTGCAGTGTAGTTTTCAATCTGTCCATGACAGCGATGGGAATTTTCCTTCAGCCGTGTACTACCGGGGTCACATTGGGGTCAATGTGAATGTGATGTATCCCTGGAAACTGTCCTAGACCACTGAAGACGGTTGGATAGGCTTCCACCAACTCGTCTTTTGTGGCTGGTGCCTTCACTCTGATCATGTCCATTCTTTTTAACAGCTGTAGTTTTTCGCACACTTCTCTGCCAAGTAttggggtggaggagtgctTTGTCACAAAGAACCGCAGACCTGACTTGCTTTTGTTGGTTTCACATATAAAACTCACTTCTGGTGCCAGGCATGCTCCTCCATATGCAACGAGAACTACTGGGGTGGGCTTCAGATGATTGGGGCCTGGGatcttttagaaaatgttcatAGGCAGTACATTTGCATCCGCCCCAGTTTCCAGTTTAAACTTAACAGCAATGTCTCTGATACTGGTTGTGgtgtaggggtggaacggtacactgaa
This window of the Osmerus mordax isolate fOsmMor3 chromosome 19, fOsmMor3.pri, whole genome shotgun sequence genome carries:
- the oafb gene encoding out at first protein homolog; this translates as MYAWESPVRIYLSLLLFFFVSLGNCSELRVRVRLSGGLIAEEMLEADNEKDAITVEFKQGDGTHITVVFDFKRDVRIFKALILGEPEQGQNQYQVLCFVTRLDHHEIIPSESMARLRQNNPHLVRTAEEKRGVEYLQMDLAVNLSQTGHLDTNFHDMCKEAHEGVYTRTVDVKHWFSKGRESSVFEAQPHTSDVDPVVQRCPSTRNPWQPCTCSFHLRLEWVPCLLKYCHSRRVAPGRANPYKCGIRSCSKGYHFDYSVPHRLLCPWDEDT